Proteins encoded together in one Pleurocapsa sp. PCC 7319 window:
- a CDS encoding AAA-like domain-containing protein, whose protein sequence is MNTIKYQLGGTLEIDSPTYVKRQADEQLFQALKEGSFCYVLNCRQMGKSSLSLQTKKRLEEDGFACVFIDLSSTNRNITEEQFYGVIANNLLRSLGLKKELDLNQWWRIQELLASPNKLALFIQDIILKYINCPIVIFIDEIDSILSIDKVDSDGFFALIRSFYNERANDFRYKRLNFCLLGSTTPSDLIQDKNRTPFNIGKAINLEEFKLKEVSPLTKGLKCKFDNPEQVMENILYWTGGQPFLTQKVCYLVLCEDNCTNDLIEKYVEKVLREKIIINGLDEIKDSPQHLRTIKHRLLNNPKITIGLLKIYQKLLNGEAVRTDNSPEQEELLLTGLVFKRQGIIKIYNRIYSEVFNQCWIEKELEKLRPYAASLKKWLDSKEIDDSQLIKGDELTDALNWAEDKILSSVDYNFLKACQKAEKLQLQHKLIDQKKERYILTEANNNLNIKIQKAELTLEKTKNNNKKTIRWSLGITSLLIVIAVFTIFYTQRKLRITQNQVRIARTELQGTNIINEIKDNEYFGSNSEGMSLLSLAMELGQKLYPFVSNDKLLQENTSSTILSLYKINSKFREIELLRGHESKSSIKSISYSPDGKTIASASADKTIRIWDVTTGNILQVLNGHDRSVTSISYSPDGKTIASASADKTIRIWDVTTGNILQVLTGHENSINNVTYSPDGKTITSASTDKTIRIWDVATGQELQTLSGHTRYVNDLSYSPDGKTIATASADKTIRIWNVTTGNTLQILTGHEDSVESVIYSPDGKQISSASSDKTIRIWDVTTGNILQILTGHEDSVESVIYSPDGKQIATASADKTIRIWDVATDNTLQILSGHEDNVERVIYSPDGKTIASASADGTIRIWDADATPSEELRKFKGHEDSVESLTYSPDGKKIASASADGTIRIWDVDATPRKELQEFKGHEDNVERVIYSPNGKQIASASSDNTIKIWDTNTGQKLRELRGHQSYVEDVTYSPNGKKIASASSDNTIKIWDANTGQELKQLSSHTNRVMGINYSPDGKKISSASWDNTIKIWDVAAGQELKELRGHQGHVVSVSFSPDGKKISSASSDNTIKIWDANTGQELKQLRSHQGYVTAVQYSPDGETIASASSDKTIRIWDANTSQLLYVLNGHEDKILDLSYSPNGKFIASASADKTIRIWQIPNLVNQLKQGCQNLKKYGYFLESPKESDKLKVCRKYDDKIAGDRALVDQ, encoded by the coding sequence ATGAATACAATTAAGTATCAGCTAGGAGGAACTCTAGAAATAGATAGCCCTACCTATGTTAAACGCCAAGCAGATGAACAACTTTTCCAAGCTCTTAAAGAAGGTTCATTTTGCTACGTACTTAATTGCAGACAAATGGGAAAATCCAGTCTTTCACTTCAAACAAAAAAAAGATTAGAAGAGGATGGATTTGCTTGTGTGTTTATTGATTTGAGTAGCACTAATAGAAATATTACAGAAGAACAATTCTATGGGGTTATTGCTAATAATTTACTCAGAAGCTTGGGGCTTAAGAAAGAACTAGACTTAAATCAATGGTGGAGAATTCAAGAATTATTAGCCTCACCAAATAAATTAGCATTATTTATTCAAGATATTATCTTGAAATATATCAATTGCCCAATAGTTATATTCATAGATGAAATTGATTCTATCTTGAGCATTGACAAAGTAGATTCTGATGGCTTTTTCGCATTAATAAGATCTTTTTATAATGAAAGAGCTAATGACTTTAGATATAAAAGATTAAATTTTTGCTTGCTTGGTTCAACTACTCCTTCTGATCTTATTCAAGATAAAAATCGTACTCCATTTAATATTGGAAAAGCAATAAATTTAGAGGAATTTAAACTAAAAGAAGTATCACCTTTGACTAAAGGATTGAAATGTAAGTTTGATAATCCTGAACAAGTTATGGAAAACATATTGTATTGGACAGGGGGGCAGCCATTTTTAACCCAAAAAGTATGCTACTTAGTTCTTTGTGAAGATAATTGTACTAATGACTTAATTGAAAAATATGTTGAAAAAGTATTAAGAGAAAAAATTATTATTAATGGTCTAGATGAAATAAAAGATAGTCCTCAGCATCTCAGAACTATCAAGCATAGATTGTTAAATAATCCAAAAATAACAATTGGTTTATTAAAAATATATCAAAAATTATTAAATGGAGAAGCAGTTAGAACTGATAATTCTCCAGAACAAGAAGAATTACTCTTAACAGGTTTAGTCTTCAAAAGACAAGGTATAATAAAAATTTATAATCGTATCTATAGTGAAGTCTTTAATCAGTGTTGGATAGAAAAAGAGTTAGAAAAACTACGCCCTTATGCAGCAAGCTTAAAGAAATGGTTGGATTCTAAAGAAATAGATGATTCTCAACTTATAAAAGGTGATGAATTGACAGATGCCTTAAACTGGGCAGAAGATAAAATTCTTTCCTCTGTTGATTATAACTTTTTAAAGGCATGTCAGAAAGCTGAAAAACTTCAACTTCAACATAAACTAATCGACCAAAAAAAAGAAAGGTATATTTTAACTGAAGCTAATAATAATTTAAATATAAAAATCCAAAAAGCTGAATTAACTCTAGAAAAAACGAAAAATAATAATAAGAAAACTATTCGATGGAGTTTGGGTATTACTTCTTTACTTATAGTTATTGCTGTTTTTACTATCTTTTATACTCAGCGTAAATTGAGAATAACTCAAAATCAAGTAAGAATAGCTCGAACAGAATTACAGGGAACTAACATTATTAATGAAATTAAAGATAATGAATATTTTGGCAGTAATAGCGAAGGAATGAGTTTATTATCCTTGGCAATGGAACTAGGTCAAAAACTATATCCCTTTGTCAGTAATGATAAACTCTTGCAGGAAAATACTTCGTCTACAATTCTTTCTCTATATAAGATCAATAGTAAGTTTCGAGAAATAGAATTACTTCGAGGTCATGAGAGTAAAAGTTCTATTAAAAGCATAAGTTATAGTCCAGATGGCAAGACAATTGCTTCTGCTTCTGCCGATAAAACCATTAGAATTTGGGATGTGACTACTGGCAATATACTTCAGGTCTTAAATGGTCACGATCGCTCTGTGACAAGCATAAGCTATAGTCCAGATGGCAAGACAATTGCTTCTGCTTCTGCCGATAAAACCATTAGAATTTGGGATGTGACTACTGGCAATATACTTCAGGTTTTAACTGGTCATGAAAACTCTATAAACAATGTGACTTATAGTCCAGATGGCAAAACGATTACATCTGCTTCTACTGATAAAACCATTAGAATTTGGGATGTGGCTACTGGTCAAGAACTCCAGACTTTAAGCGGTCATACTCGTTATGTAAACGATTTAAGTTATAGTCCAGATGGCAAGACAATTGCTACTGCTTCTGCCGATAAAACCATTAGAATTTGGAATGTGACTACTGGCAATACACTTCAGATTTTAACTGGTCATGAAGATAGTGTAGAAAGTGTAATTTATAGCCCAGATGGGAAACAGATCTCTTCTGCCTCTTCAGATAAAACTATCCGAATTTGGGATGTGACTACTGGCAATATACTTCAGATTTTAACTGGTCATGAAGATAGTGTAGAAAGTGTAATTTATAGCCCAGATGGGAAACAGATAGCTACTGCTTCTGCCGATAAAACCATTAGAATTTGGGACGTGGCGACTGATAATACACTTCAAATTTTATCTGGTCATGAAGATAATGTAGAAAGAGTGATTTATAGTCCAGATGGCAAAACCATAGCTTCTGCTTCTGCCGATGGCACAATTAGAATCTGGGATGCTGATGCTACTCCTAGTGAAGAACTCCGAAAGTTCAAAGGTCATGAAGATAGTGTAGAAAGTTTAACTTATAGTCCAGATGGCAAAAAGATAGCTTCTGCTTCTGCCGATGGCACAATTAGAATTTGGGATGTCGATGCTACTCCTAGAAAGGAACTCCAAGAATTCAAAGGTCATGAAGATAATGTAGAAAGAGTGATTTATAGTCCAAATGGGAAACAGATAGCTTCTGCTTCTTCGGATAACACCATCAAAATCTGGGATACTAATACGGGTCAAAAACTTCGAGAGCTTCGCGGTCATCAAAGTTATGTGGAGGATGTGACCTATAGTCCAAATGGGAAAAAGATAGCTTCTGCTTCTTCGGATAACACCATCAAAATCTGGGATGCTAACACTGGTCAAGAACTGAAACAGCTCTCTAGTCATACTAATCGTGTAATGGGTATAAATTATAGTCCAGATGGAAAAAAGATCTCTTCTGCTTCCTGGGATAACACCATCAAAATTTGGGATGTTGCTGCTGGTCAAGAACTCAAAGAACTTCGCGGTCATCAAGGTCATGTAGTAAGTGTGAGCTTTAGTCCAGATGGAAAAAAGATCTCTTCTGCTTCTTCGGATAACACCATCAAAATCTGGGATGCTAACACTGGTCAAGAACTGAAACAGCTTCGCAGTCATCAAGGTTATGTAACAGCAGTACAATATAGTCCAGATGGAGAGACGATCGCTTCTGCTTCTTCGGATAAAACCATCAGAATCTGGGATGCTAACACTAGTCAACTACTTTACGTTCTAAATGGTCATGAAGATAAGATACTAGATTTAAGCTATAGTCCAAACGGTAAATTTATTGCATCTGCTTCTGCCGATAAAACTATCAGAATTTGGCAAATACCAAACTTAGTCAATCAATTAAAGCAAGGTTGCCAAAATCTCAAAAAATACGGTTATTTCCTAGAAAGTCCTAAAGAGTCAGATAAATTAAAAGTTTGTCGAAAATATGACGACAAAATCGCGGGAGATAGAGCTTTAGTTGACCAATAG
- a CDS encoding NHLP bacteriocin export ABC transporter permease/ATPase subunit, producing MINKQDLPGQISKIRGNEPILLNDPQTVWLVRTGAIAIFMVTVQDDLILGNRRYLFNCEPNEALFGTIPSLGKTDSQILAVPIGETELLKLDREFLNCLVSNADIRVDTWIKNWLDKFSDVLATISLPPIQVKAETQERFSLSNGQTWQPEADRVVWIKIQQGYLRWLGWEELTLTNATVTMPINDAMWLSADGAVQLTTHTTKKLQDTNTLLLGLSQLHKLLLNYVKFQTQQEHTEELQRLKDRESLNNRITVTALRELASPLMSQSNELSSGDAPLLVAAGAVGKVLGVTIRPPSVSEDLDRVKEPLEAIARASRLRVRQVLLRDKWWLTDCGALVAYKKEIPVALLPVKSDRYEMLDPTTQTRILVNKENAVTLNPMAYIFYRSLPDKALNVIDVLRFALSGRVKDLIVIILTGIAATLLGMLTPHATRILIDNAIPDSDRGLLLQIGGGLVLAAIAISLFRLTQGFSLLRVETTSDAYTQAAVWDRLLNLPVSFFRHYTTGDLQSRVSSVSTIRRHLGGNTLIQLITGLFGLLNLVLLFYYSVKLALVAVAVAFIVAIITSISGVILVRKVRPLLELEGNIFGQIVQLINGISKLRVAGAEKRAFAAWSKNYSQQIQLELSTQLVEDIVAVFNTVIPTIISGVLFWFTLKLLTDAQTQGQIGLTVGTFLAFNTAFRTFLQGVTSVSNTVTNTLEVVPQWHRAQPILKTIPEIELTKADPGKLIGRINIEHVSFRYRPDIPLTLEDINIQIEPGEFIALVGSSGSGKSTLLRLLLGFETPEEGSIHYDGQDLTGLDISAVRRQLGVVLQNGKIMSGPIFDNLAGGARINLEEAWNASRMAGLKDDISKMPMGMHTVISEGGGNLSGGQRQRLLIAKALVLKPNILFFDEATSALDNKTQAIVSDSLDKLQVTRIVIAHRLSTIRKANRIYVLQSGRVIQQGSFDQLVNTPGVFANLMQRQM from the coding sequence ATGATTAATAAACAGGATTTACCAGGACAAATATCCAAAATACGAGGTAACGAACCGATATTGCTAAACGATCCACAGACAGTATGGTTAGTTCGAACTGGAGCGATCGCTATCTTTATGGTAACAGTACAAGATGATTTAATTCTGGGCAATCGCCGTTATTTGTTTAACTGCGAACCCAATGAAGCTCTTTTTGGTACAATTCCTAGTCTTGGTAAAACCGACAGTCAAATACTGGCAGTCCCAATTGGTGAAACAGAATTATTAAAACTAGATCGAGAATTTCTCAATTGCTTGGTTAGTAATGCAGATATTCGAGTTGACACGTGGATAAAAAACTGGCTGGATAAATTTAGCGATGTTCTTGCCACTATTTCTCTGCCACCAATTCAAGTAAAAGCAGAAACTCAGGAACGCTTTTCTCTAAGTAACGGTCAAACTTGGCAACCAGAAGCAGATAGGGTGGTTTGGATTAAGATTCAACAGGGCTATTTACGCTGGCTAGGTTGGGAAGAACTCACACTGACTAATGCGACTGTAACCATGCCTATCAACGATGCAATGTGGTTATCAGCAGATGGTGCAGTTCAGTTAACAACTCATACTACCAAGAAACTGCAAGATACCAATACTTTACTTTTAGGTTTATCTCAACTCCATAAACTGCTGCTCAATTACGTTAAGTTTCAAACTCAACAAGAACATACTGAAGAACTACAGAGATTAAAAGATCGAGAAAGCCTCAACAATCGAATAACTGTAACTGCTTTAAGAGAGTTAGCATCGCCCTTGATGTCCCAATCAAACGAACTATCGAGCGGTGATGCACCATTGTTAGTAGCTGCTGGTGCAGTGGGAAAAGTTTTAGGAGTTACTATTAGACCTCCTTCTGTTTCAGAAGATCTTGATCGAGTTAAAGAGCCTTTAGAAGCGATCGCTCGTGCTTCTCGTTTACGAGTGCGACAGGTTTTACTTCGAGATAAATGGTGGTTGACTGATTGTGGGGCATTAGTAGCTTACAAAAAAGAAATACCCGTAGCACTTTTGCCTGTCAAAAGCGATCGCTATGAAATGTTAGATCCCACAACTCAAACTCGTATTTTAGTTAACAAAGAAAATGCAGTCACTCTAAACCCGATGGCATATATATTTTATCGTTCTTTACCCGATAAAGCTCTTAATGTAATTGATGTGCTGCGATTCGCTCTTTCTGGTAGAGTGAAAGACCTCATAGTAATTATTTTAACAGGGATTGCAGCCACATTATTAGGAATGCTAACACCTCATGCTACGAGGATTCTAATCGATAATGCCATTCCCGACAGCGATCGCGGATTACTCTTACAAATTGGTGGTGGTTTAGTTTTAGCAGCGATCGCTATCTCCTTATTCCGACTCACCCAAGGGTTCTCTTTACTGCGAGTAGAAACAACCTCTGATGCTTATACCCAAGCTGCGGTATGGGATCGTCTGCTCAACTTACCAGTATCTTTTTTCCGTCATTATACTACTGGAGACTTGCAGTCTCGTGTCAGTTCCGTAAGTACTATTCGCCGTCATTTAGGAGGTAATACTCTCATCCAACTGATTACAGGATTGTTTGGGTTACTTAATTTAGTACTACTATTTTACTACAGCGTTAAATTGGCTTTAGTTGCAGTAGCTGTGGCGTTTATAGTTGCAATCATAACATCTATTTCTGGTGTCATTTTGGTACGCAAAGTTCGTCCTCTACTAGAGCTTGAAGGTAATATCTTCGGACAGATTGTTCAACTAATCAACGGCATATCCAAATTAAGGGTAGCAGGGGCAGAAAAACGCGCTTTTGCAGCTTGGAGTAAAAACTATAGTCAGCAAATTCAGCTAGAATTAAGCACTCAACTGGTAGAAGATATAGTGGCAGTATTTAATACCGTCATCCCGACAATTATTTCTGGGGTATTGTTTTGGTTTACTCTTAAATTACTCACAGATGCTCAAACCCAAGGTCAAATTGGTCTAACAGTCGGGACTTTTTTAGCTTTTAATACCGCATTTAGAACCTTTCTTCAGGGGGTCACCAGCGTTAGTAATACGGTCACAAACACTTTAGAAGTTGTTCCCCAATGGCATCGTGCCCAACCAATTTTAAAAACAATTCCAGAGATAGAACTTACCAAAGCCGATCCAGGCAAACTCATTGGTAGAATTAACATTGAGCATGTTTCATTTCGCTATCGCCCAGACATTCCTCTTACCCTAGAAGATATCAACATTCAGATCGAGCCAGGGGAATTTATTGCGCTTGTAGGCAGTTCTGGTAGTGGGAAATCAACACTTCTAAGATTACTACTTGGTTTTGAAACCCCAGAAGAGGGAAGTATTCACTACGATGGTCAAGATTTAACTGGTTTAGATATTAGTGCTGTTCGTCGACAATTAGGAGTTGTGTTACAAAATGGCAAAATTATGTCAGGTCCTATTTTTGATAATCTGGCTGGAGGGGCGCGAATAAACCTGGAAGAAGCTTGGAATGCTTCTAGAATGGCCGGTTTAAAAGACGATATTTCCAAAATGCCTATGGGAATGCACACCGTAATTAGTGAAGGAGGAGGCAATCTTTCAGGAGGACAAAGACAACGACTATTAATTGCCAAAGCTTTGGTTCTCAAACCTAATATTCTTTTCTTCGATGAGGCTACAAGCGCTTTAGATAATAAAACTCAGGCAATTGTCAGCGACAGCCTGGATAAACTTCAGGTAACTCGTATTGTTATCGCTCATAGACTTAGTACTATTCGTAAAGCAAATCGCATTTATGTATTGCAATCAGGTAGAGTTATTCAGCAGGGTAGCTTTGATCAATTAGTTAATACTCCAGGAGTCTTTGCTAATTTAATGCAAAGGCAAATGTAA
- a CDS encoding NHLP family bacteriocin export ABC transporter peptidase/permease/ATPase subunit, with amino-acid sequence MVSTNSTLNLSNPWQQLQKLLPSRRRRVKTPTLLQMEAVECGAATLGIIMYYLGQIVPLPELRRECGVSRDGSKASNMLKAARRYGLEAKGFKKELAQLRELPLPYIVFWNFNHFLVVEGWGKEKVYLNDPATGPCTVSLQEFDEAYTGVVLVIQPGKEFKKGGRKASMLLAIWSRLKGTTGALAYCMLAGFLLTLVGLVVPVFTQVFIDEILIQGRQHWLRPLLLAMAIAAIFQCGLTLLRLRYLRRLKIKLAVGMSSRFLWHILRLPVSFYAQRFAGEISNRTNLNNQVADILSGQLATTIIDTVMLGFYVIVMSQYDLVLTVIVFGFAAINVITLQKISRQRKDANQRLIQDYGKAAGTSIAALQSIENIKASGLESDIFARWSGYYTKAINSQQELGVTNQTLSVLPVLLSSLSTAFLLAVGGLRVMDGHLSIGMLVAFQSMMVNFQQPVNNLVSFGRTLQELDGNLIRLDDVLDNPTDTGLEHRLREANNREISSTPKLEGHLELKDLTFGYSRLEAPLVENFSLKLKPGQRVALVGGSGSGKSTVAKLVSGLYEPWSGEILLDNQPKSLISNQLLTNSLAMVEQDILMFSGTVRDNLTLWDTTIPDKYIKQACQDALIDDVVQSLPGGYNAELLEGAANLSGGQRQRLEIARALVNNPSILIMDEATSALDAETEKMVDHNLRRRGCTCLIVAHRLSTIRDCDEIIVLDRGKIVQRGTHEELSPQKGIYARLIKSGLT; translated from the coding sequence GTGGTATCTACTAATTCTACTTTAAATCTCTCTAATCCTTGGCAACAACTCCAGAAACTATTGCCATCTCGTCGGCGACGCGTCAAAACTCCTACTCTCCTGCAAATGGAAGCGGTGGAGTGTGGTGCTGCTACTTTGGGGATAATTATGTATTATCTCGGTCAAATAGTACCATTACCAGAGCTACGAAGAGAATGTGGCGTTTCGAGGGATGGTTCTAAAGCTTCGAATATGCTCAAAGCTGCCAGACGTTATGGGTTGGAAGCTAAAGGCTTTAAAAAAGAACTAGCTCAGTTGCGAGAACTTCCCTTACCCTATATTGTGTTTTGGAACTTCAATCACTTTTTAGTCGTAGAAGGTTGGGGTAAAGAAAAAGTTTATCTCAACGATCCTGCTACAGGACCTTGCACTGTTTCTCTACAGGAATTCGACGAGGCATACACTGGTGTAGTCCTGGTAATCCAACCAGGAAAAGAATTTAAAAAAGGCGGCCGTAAAGCGAGTATGCTGCTAGCTATCTGGTCGCGACTTAAAGGGACAACAGGAGCACTGGCATACTGTATGTTAGCGGGATTTTTACTCACTTTAGTAGGGTTGGTAGTTCCTGTATTCACTCAAGTATTCATCGATGAAATCTTAATTCAAGGAAGACAACATTGGCTGCGACCCCTACTATTAGCAATGGCGATCGCGGCTATCTTTCAATGTGGTTTAACTTTATTGCGATTGCGCTATTTACGTCGTCTTAAAATCAAACTGGCTGTGGGAATGTCGAGTCGTTTTCTCTGGCATATTTTAAGACTTCCCGTCAGTTTTTATGCTCAAAGATTTGCAGGAGAAATTAGTAATAGAACTAATTTAAACAATCAAGTTGCCGATATTCTCTCAGGACAGTTAGCAACCACCATCATCGATACAGTGATGCTTGGTTTTTATGTCATAGTCATGAGTCAGTATGATTTGGTATTGACAGTTATCGTATTTGGTTTTGCTGCGATTAATGTAATCACTCTTCAAAAGATTTCTCGCCAACGTAAAGATGCTAATCAGCGATTAATTCAAGACTATGGTAAAGCCGCAGGTACCTCTATTGCTGCTCTACAAAGTATTGAAAATATTAAAGCTTCGGGTTTAGAGTCGGATATTTTCGCTCGTTGGTCAGGATACTACACCAAAGCAATTAATTCTCAACAGGAATTGGGAGTTACAAACCAGACTTTATCAGTATTACCCGTATTGTTGTCTTCACTCTCAACAGCTTTTCTTCTTGCTGTTGGTGGATTGAGAGTTATGGATGGGCATCTCAGTATTGGGATGCTAGTAGCTTTTCAAAGTATGATGGTAAACTTTCAACAGCCTGTCAATAATTTAGTAAGTTTTGGTAGAACTCTTCAGGAATTAGATGGTAATTTAATTCGTCTGGATGATGTGTTAGATAATCCTACTGATACAGGATTAGAGCACCGACTCAGAGAAGCAAACAATAGAGAAATTTCATCAACGCCCAAGTTAGAAGGACACTTAGAATTAAAAGATCTAACTTTTGGCTATAGTCGTTTGGAGGCACCTCTAGTTGAAAACTTTAGCCTCAAATTAAAACCAGGACAAAGAGTTGCCCTAGTTGGTGGTAGTGGTTCTGGTAAGTCTACCGTTGCCAAATTAGTTAGCGGACTTTACGAACCTTGGTCGGGAGAAATTTTGCTCGACAATCAACCAAAATCTCTAATCTCTAACCAGTTATTAACTAACTCTTTAGCTATGGTTGAACAAGATATATTGATGTTTTCAGGAACGGTAAGAGATAATCTAACTCTTTGGGATACAACTATCCCTGACAAATATATCAAGCAGGCTTGTCAAGATGCCTTGATTGACGATGTCGTCCAATCCCTACCTGGAGGATACAACGCAGAATTATTAGAGGGGGCAGCTAATCTAAGTGGCGGACAAAGACAACGATTGGAAATCGCCCGCGCTTTAGTGAATAATCCTTCGATTTTAATTATGGATGAAGCTACCAGTGCCTTGGATGCGGAAACGGAAAAGATGGTAGACCACAACCTAAGACGCAGAGGATGCACTTGTCTAATTGTGGCTCACCGTCTAAGCACTATCCGTGACTGTGATGAAATTATCGTTCTCGATCGCGGCAAGATAGTCCAGCGGGGTACTCACGAAGAGTTATCTCCACAAAAAGGAATTTACGCACGGTTGATTAAAAGTGGACTGACATAA
- a CDS encoding NHLP bacteriocin system secretion protein, giving the protein MSDKIVRLISSNSDKNSRSLKIRVLIVDDQNLVRQRLKLLIETEADLEVVGTAEDGEIAIEQIESLKPDVILLDLEMPRMNGIKVTRIISKRFPECRILILSSHETSEYIDRAIDAGARGYLLKNAPIEELNNAIHSVNRGYFHLAPGLWEKFHQNKSQTTLETPASKIQIKNSSTQSPPQESKLFRQKSLERLASPEKLDLLMRVVNPKSWLPLATLGSLILAAGIWSVYGKLPVTVEGRGVLIFPSKVVPLQAKSTGQLLELKIRPGDQVKKGEVIATIAQIDLRKQLELAQAKLIQLQNQDRDINLLQNQRQDRDLESISEQRQTLEQRLNILEELTPTLRDKGLVSIERDREAVKTRLKTLRELLPTFEQRLKTRKRLFDEGAISDDVLLQARQEYFDNTAQISEAESQLKQLDVKEADALKEYLSNLNEIKNIKAQLQELRSKKANLAQQDWENSNNRTKEIQETEREIARLSEQITDNSQIISQHNGKILEITTNLGQVVQPGNRIANIDIDNPRGKMVGITYFPVEDGKKIQPDMNIQITPQTIKRERFGGIIGEVKRISPFPITKEAAANIVGNPEVVEGLVSKDRPGLMQVSATLQSDANTYSGYRWSSSSGPNLKISPGTTTIARVKVEERSPISYVIPLLRSVSGIY; this is encoded by the coding sequence ATGAGCGATAAAATCGTTAGGTTAATTTCATCTAATTCAGATAAAAATTCTCGTAGTCTTAAGATTCGCGTACTAATTGTAGACGACCAAAATTTAGTACGTCAGAGACTTAAACTGTTAATAGAAACTGAAGCAGATTTGGAAGTAGTAGGGACTGCCGAAGATGGCGAAATCGCGATCGAGCAAATAGAGTCATTAAAACCTGACGTCATTCTGCTCGATCTGGAAATGCCGAGAATGAATGGAATCAAAGTAACCAGAATCATCTCAAAACGCTTTCCTGAATGTCGAATTTTGATTCTTAGTTCTCACGAAACCAGTGAATATATTGATCGGGCTATAGATGCGGGGGCAAGGGGGTACTTACTAAAAAATGCTCCTATAGAAGAGTTAAATAATGCAATTCACTCAGTAAACAGAGGATATTTCCATTTAGCTCCAGGATTATGGGAAAAATTTCATCAGAATAAATCCCAAACGACTTTAGAAACTCCAGCATCCAAGATACAAATAAAAAATAGTTCTACTCAATCGCCTCCTCAAGAAAGCAAATTGTTTCGCCAAAAATCTCTAGAACGTTTGGCATCTCCCGAAAAACTCGACCTGTTGATGCGGGTAGTCAATCCCAAAAGCTGGCTGCCCTTGGCGACTCTTGGTTCTTTAATATTGGCAGCAGGGATTTGGAGCGTTTATGGGAAGCTTCCTGTAACGGTAGAAGGTCGAGGTGTTTTGATTTTTCCCAGTAAAGTCGTGCCTCTTCAAGCCAAAAGTACGGGACAATTATTAGAACTCAAAATTAGACCAGGAGATCAAGTCAAAAAAGGAGAAGTCATTGCTACCATAGCTCAGATAGATCTTCGCAAACAATTAGAATTAGCTCAAGCTAAATTAATTCAGTTACAAAATCAAGATCGCGATATTAATCTGCTGCAAAACCAACGACAAGATCGGGATTTAGAGTCGATATCGGAACAGCGTCAGACTTTAGAACAAAGATTAAACATTTTAGAAGAACTTACCCCAACTTTAAGAGATAAAGGGTTAGTATCCATAGAACGCGATCGCGAGGCTGTTAAAACTCGCTTAAAAACTTTGAGGGAATTATTACCCACCTTTGAACAAAGATTAAAGACACGAAAGAGGCTATTTGATGAAGGAGCAATCTCCGATGACGTACTTTTGCAGGCGAGACAAGAATATTTCGATAACACCGCCCAGATTAGCGAGGCTGAATCTCAACTAAAGCAACTAGATGTCAAAGAAGCAGATGCTTTAAAAGAATATCTTTCAAATTTAAACGAAATTAAAAATATTAAAGCTCAATTACAAGAGCTTCGGAGTAAAAAAGCTAATCTCGCCCAACAAGATTGGGAAAATTCTAATAACCGCACTAAAGAAATACAGGAAACTGAGCGAGAAATTGCTCGATTATCCGAACAAATTACAGATAATAGCCAAATTATTAGCCAACATAACGGCAAAATCTTAGAAATTACCACCAATCTCGGTCAAGTAGTTCAGCCAGGCAATCGTATTGCCAATATAGATATCGATAATCCAAGGGGCAAAATGGTGGGAATTACCTATTTTCCCGTTGAAGATGGCAAAAAAATTCAGCCAGATATGAATATTCAAATTACCCCTCAGACAATTAAAAGAGAAAGATTTGGCGGTATTATAGGGGAAGTTAAGCGAATTTCACCCTTTCCCATTACGAAAGAAGCTGCTGCCAATATTGTTGGCAATCCCGAAGTGGTTGAAGGTTTAGTGTCAAAAGACCGACCGGGATTAATGCAAGTATCTGCTACTCTGCAATCTGATGCCAATACTTATAGTGGCTATCGGTGGTCTTCTTCTTCTGGACCAAACTTAAAAATTTCCCCTGGAACTACAACTATTGCTCGCGTCAAGGTAGAGGAAAGGTCACCTATTAGTTATGTTATTCCTTTATTGAGGTCGGTCAGTGGTATCTACTAA